One Mycobacterium marseillense DNA window includes the following coding sequences:
- the pdxH gene encoding pyridoxamine 5'-phosphate oxidase — protein sequence MAGRDPEPGKEHLQRMRVEYGSVEKDGSPDLDADWLGDGWVSLLRSWISDAEQSGVAEPNAMVLATVTVDGRPASRSVLCKSIDETGITFFTNYDSAKGDDLAATPYAAVTFPWYQLGRQVHVRGPVSKVTAAATEDYWSKRPRGSQLGAWASHQSQPIASRAALLDQLEEVTARFANREQVPVPPGWGGYLIAPEVVEFWQGRENRLHNRIRVTGDRVERLQP from the coding sequence ATGGCAGGACGAGACCCCGAGCCAGGAAAAGAGCACCTGCAAAGAATGCGTGTGGAATACGGATCGGTGGAGAAGGACGGCAGCCCAGACCTCGACGCGGACTGGCTGGGCGACGGCTGGGTTTCGTTGTTGCGCAGCTGGATCAGCGACGCCGAACAATCGGGTGTCGCCGAACCCAACGCGATGGTGCTGGCCACCGTCACCGTCGACGGCCGCCCGGCGAGCCGATCGGTGCTGTGCAAGAGCATCGATGAGACCGGAATCACCTTTTTCACCAACTATGACTCGGCCAAGGGCGACGACCTGGCCGCGACGCCGTACGCCGCGGTGACTTTTCCCTGGTACCAGCTCGGCCGCCAGGTCCATGTCCGCGGCCCGGTGAGCAAGGTCACGGCGGCGGCCACCGAGGACTACTGGTCGAAACGGCCGCGCGGGTCACAGCTGGGCGCGTGGGCATCGCATCAGTCGCAACCGATCGCCTCGCGGGCGGCCCTGCTGGACCAGCTGGAGGAGGTGACCGCGCGCTTCGCCAACCGCGAGCAGGTTCCGGTGCCGCCGGGCTGGGGCGGCTATCTCATCGCTCCCGAGGTGGTGGAGTTCTGGCAGGGGCGGGAAAATCGGTTGCACAACCGCATCCGGGTCACCGGCGATCGCGTCGAGCGCCTCCAGCCGTAG
- a CDS encoding amidohydrolase family protein — translation MDETESVRRLWKSLGLPGIVDVHTHFMPKSVMDKVWRYFDDAGPLVGRHWPIAYRTDEQQRLRTLQSFGVRAFTSLIYPHKPGMAAWLNQWARSFAAATPDCLHTATLYPERGVEDYVRQSIAAGARVFKAHIQVGRYSPTDPLLDGAWGAIEDAATPVVIHCGSGPVPGEHTGVGPIAALLARHPRLRLIIAHLGMPEYTDFLDLAGRYDDVRLDTTMAFTPFIEEAMAFPRSEYGRLFDLSDRVLFGSDFPNIPYGYLEAIEVLTRLPGVDVAWLRKVLHDNAADLFGLADPMSTAG, via the coding sequence ATGGACGAGACGGAATCGGTGCGTCGGCTCTGGAAGTCGCTCGGGCTGCCAGGCATCGTCGATGTGCACACGCATTTCATGCCCAAGTCGGTGATGGACAAGGTCTGGCGGTACTTCGACGATGCGGGCCCACTGGTAGGACGGCATTGGCCGATCGCCTACCGCACCGACGAACAGCAGCGGCTGCGGACCCTCCAGAGCTTTGGGGTCCGGGCGTTCACGTCGCTGATTTATCCGCACAAGCCCGGCATGGCGGCCTGGTTGAATCAGTGGGCAAGGTCGTTCGCGGCGGCAACGCCCGACTGCCTGCACACCGCGACCCTCTACCCGGAACGCGGTGTCGAGGACTACGTTCGCCAGTCCATCGCGGCCGGTGCGCGAGTATTCAAGGCCCACATTCAAGTCGGCCGATACAGCCCGACCGACCCGCTGCTCGACGGCGCGTGGGGCGCCATCGAAGACGCCGCGACCCCCGTCGTCATCCACTGCGGCTCGGGTCCGGTACCCGGCGAACACACTGGTGTCGGGCCCATTGCGGCGCTGCTCGCCCGCCATCCCCGCCTGCGGTTGATCATCGCCCACCTGGGTATGCCCGAGTACACGGACTTTCTCGACCTGGCCGGTCGCTACGACGACGTGCGGCTCGACACCACGATGGCTTTCACACCGTTCATCGAGGAGGCCATGGCGTTCCCGCGCTCGGAGTATGGGCGGCTTTTCGACCTTTCCGACCGCGTACTTTTCGGGAGTGACTTTCCGAACATCCCGTATGGCTACCTCGAAGCGATCGAAGTCCTGACCAGGCTGCCCGGAGTGGATGTGGCGTGGCTGCGAAAAGTGTTGCACGACAACGCTGCTGATTTGTTCGGGTTGGCCGACCCGATGTCCACGGCCGGGTGA
- a CDS encoding FAD-dependent oxidoreductase has protein sequence MPHVITQSCCNDGSCVFACPVNCIHPTPDEPGFGTSEMLYIDPVACVDCGACVSACPVGAIAPDTRLDIKQLPFVEINASFYPKRPEGEKLPPTSKLAPVIPAAEVRARHRPLTVAIVGSGPAAMYAADELLTQHGVRVNVFEKLPTPYGLVRAGVAPDHQNTKRVTRLFDRVAGHESFRFYLNVEVGTHLSHDDLLAHHHAVLYAVGAPDDRRLDIEGMGMAGTGTATELVAWINGHPEFADLPVDLSHERVVIIGNGNVALDVARVLTADAEDLARTDIADHALAAFRGSAVREVVIAARRGPAQSAFTLPELIGLTGSSEVVLSTADHELVAADLATASDPLTKKKLEILSTLGDASAPASRPRIRFAYRLTPNRVLGEQRATGVEFSVTGTDEVRRLNTGLVLTSIGYRGKPIRGLPYDESAAVVPNDGGRVVDPASGAPVPGAYVAGWIKRGPSGFIGTNKSCSFQTVQALVADFNAGTLTDPVAKPEALTALVHARQPDAIDAAGWRAIDAAEIARGSGDGRPRNKFTDVAAMLAAAATAEPAPPPRRRLVDRLLG, from the coding sequence ATGCCGCACGTTATTACCCAGTCGTGCTGCAACGACGGGTCCTGTGTTTTCGCGTGTCCGGTGAACTGCATTCACCCCACGCCGGACGAGCCCGGCTTCGGCACCTCGGAAATGCTCTACATCGACCCGGTGGCTTGCGTGGACTGCGGCGCATGCGTGAGCGCGTGCCCGGTGGGGGCCATCGCGCCCGACACTCGGCTGGACATCAAGCAACTGCCCTTCGTCGAAATCAACGCGTCGTTCTACCCGAAACGGCCTGAGGGCGAGAAGCTTCCGCCGACGTCGAAGCTGGCTCCGGTTATCCCGGCCGCCGAAGTACGTGCCCGCCACCGGCCGCTGACCGTCGCCATCGTCGGATCGGGCCCGGCGGCGATGTATGCCGCCGACGAGCTACTCACCCAGCATGGCGTGCGCGTCAACGTCTTTGAGAAGTTGCCCACCCCGTACGGGCTGGTGCGGGCCGGGGTGGCGCCCGATCACCAGAACACCAAGAGGGTCACCCGACTCTTCGACCGGGTCGCCGGCCATGAAAGCTTCCGCTTCTACCTCAACGTCGAAGTCGGCACACACCTCAGCCACGACGACCTGTTGGCGCACCATCACGCCGTGTTGTACGCCGTCGGCGCGCCCGACGACCGTCGGCTGGATATCGAGGGCATGGGTATGGCCGGTACCGGCACCGCGACCGAGTTGGTGGCCTGGATCAACGGACATCCCGAGTTCGCCGATCTGCCAGTCGATCTCAGCCATGAGCGGGTGGTGATCATCGGCAACGGAAACGTCGCCCTCGATGTCGCGCGCGTGCTCACCGCGGACGCCGAGGACCTCGCTCGCACCGACATCGCCGACCACGCCTTGGCCGCGTTCCGTGGCTCGGCGGTGCGTGAGGTAGTGATCGCCGCCCGGCGCGGCCCGGCTCAGTCGGCATTCACGTTGCCCGAGCTGATCGGGCTCACGGGCAGCTCCGAGGTCGTGCTCAGCACGGCCGACCACGAGCTGGTCGCGGCCGACCTCGCGACGGCGTCGGACCCCTTGACGAAAAAGAAGCTCGAGATCCTAAGCACGCTCGGCGACGCTTCGGCGCCGGCGTCACGCCCGCGGATCAGGTTCGCGTACCGGCTCACCCCGAACCGGGTGCTGGGAGAGCAGCGGGCGACCGGTGTGGAGTTTTCGGTCACCGGCACCGATGAGGTGCGCCGCCTGAACACGGGTCTGGTGCTGACGTCGATCGGCTACCGCGGCAAGCCAATTCGTGGCCTTCCCTATGACGAGTCGGCGGCCGTGGTGCCCAATGACGGCGGGCGCGTCGTCGATCCCGCCTCCGGCGCACCGGTGCCCGGCGCGTACGTCGCCGGCTGGATCAAGCGCGGCCCGAGCGGGTTCATCGGGACCAACAAATCGTGCTCCTTCCAGACCGTGCAGGCCCTGGTCGCCGATTTCAACGCCGGCACGCTGACCGATCCGGTGGCCAAGCCCGAGGCACTGACCGCGCTGGTGCACGCCCGCCAGCCCGACGCCATCGACGCGGCGGGATGGCGTGCCATCGACGCCGCGGAAATCGCGCGCGGCAGCGGCGACGGTCGGCCCCGCAACAAGTTCACCGACGTCGCCGCGATGCTCGCCGCCGCGGCGACCGCCGAGCCGGCGCCGCCGCCACGACGCCGACTCGTGGACCGGTTGCTCGGCTAA
- a CDS encoding phytoene desaturase family protein, with protein sequence MSDHATGADAVDVAVVGGGHNGLVAAAYLARAGLRVRLLERLEQTGGAAISAQPFDGVGVRVSRYSYLVSLLPRRIVEDLGAGIRLARRPYPSYTPDPATGGRSGLLIGAPGNTFAAIGAADDAGGFADFYQRCRLVTERLWPTLLEPLRSRAQARRHVVVGNDPRAAAAWEALIEEPVGAAIADAVGNDLVRGVMATDALIGTFARLDDPSLTQNVCFLYHVLGGGTGDWDVPIGGMGALTTALATAAVGHGAEIICGAEVYAVDPSGEVRYRIGGQEHRVRSRFVLAGVTPTVLTGLLGEAPPPAAAGAQVKVNMVLKRLPRLRDRGVTPEQAFAGTFHANETFTQLDTAYAQAAAGQAPNPLPCEAYCHSLTDPSILSDDLRGSGAQTMTVFGLHTPHALFGDADPGALRDRLTDAVLASLDSVLAEPIQELLLHDVHGHPCIEATTTSDLERTLRMSGGHIFHGGLCWPFADDDDPLDTPARQWGVATAHERIMLCGSGARRGGAVSGIGGHNAAMAVLASG encoded by the coding sequence CTGAGCGACCACGCGACAGGCGCCGACGCGGTAGACGTCGCCGTCGTAGGAGGCGGGCACAACGGCCTCGTCGCGGCGGCCTACCTGGCGCGGGCGGGCCTGCGGGTGCGCCTGCTGGAACGCCTGGAACAGACCGGCGGCGCGGCCATCTCGGCGCAACCCTTCGACGGCGTCGGCGTCCGGGTGTCGCGCTACTCCTACCTGGTCAGCTTGCTGCCGCGCCGCATCGTCGAGGACCTGGGCGCCGGAATTCGGCTTGCCCGGCGACCCTATCCGTCGTACACGCCCGACCCGGCCACCGGCGGCCGCAGCGGGCTGCTGATCGGGGCGCCCGGTAACACCTTCGCCGCCATCGGCGCGGCCGACGACGCCGGCGGCTTCGCGGACTTCTACCAGCGCTGCCGGCTGGTGACCGAACGGCTATGGCCCACCCTGCTCGAACCGCTGCGCAGCCGCGCGCAGGCCCGCCGCCACGTCGTGGTCGGTAACGACCCCCGCGCGGCGGCCGCCTGGGAAGCCTTGATCGAGGAACCGGTCGGCGCGGCCATCGCCGACGCGGTGGGCAACGACCTGGTTCGCGGGGTGATGGCCACCGACGCCCTCATCGGCACCTTCGCCCGCCTCGACGATCCGTCGTTGACGCAGAACGTCTGCTTTCTGTATCACGTGCTCGGCGGCGGCACCGGGGACTGGGACGTCCCGATCGGCGGGATGGGCGCGCTGACCACCGCGCTGGCCACAGCCGCCGTCGGCCACGGCGCCGAAATCATCTGCGGCGCGGAGGTTTACGCCGTCGATCCGAGCGGCGAAGTGCGCTATCGCATCGGCGGACAGGAGCACCGGGTCCGGTCGCGGTTCGTCCTTGCCGGCGTCACCCCCACCGTGCTGACCGGGCTGCTCGGCGAAGCACCGCCACCGGCGGCCGCCGGCGCGCAGGTCAAGGTGAACATGGTCCTGAAGCGACTGCCCCGCCTACGCGACCGCGGCGTCACACCCGAACAGGCCTTCGCCGGCACGTTTCACGCCAACGAGACCTTCACGCAACTCGATACGGCCTACGCGCAGGCGGCCGCGGGGCAAGCGCCGAATCCCCTGCCGTGCGAAGCGTATTGCCACTCCCTGACCGACCCCAGCATCCTGTCCGATGACCTACGCGGCTCGGGCGCCCAGACGATGACGGTGTTCGGCCTGCACACCCCGCACGCGCTGTTCGGCGACGCCGACCCCGGCGCGCTGCGCGACCGGCTGACCGACGCGGTGCTGGCATCGCTGGATTCCGTTCTGGCCGAACCCATTCAAGAGCTGCTGCTGCACGATGTGCATGGACACCCATGCATCGAGGCGACCACCACATCGGACCTCGAACGCACCCTGCGCATGAGCGGCGGGCACATTTTCCACGGCGGCCTGTGCTGGCCGTTCGCCGACGATGACGACCCGCTGGACACCCCGGCGAGGCAATGGGGCGTGGCCACCGCTCACGAACGAATCATGTTGTGCGGCTCGGGCGCTCGCCGCGGCGGGGCGGTGTCGGGCATCGGCGGTCACAACGCCGCGATGGCAGTGCTCGCCTCGGGCTGA
- a CDS encoding sensor histidine kinase, with translation MNFLSRILTRTPSLRARVAVATAIGTAIVVVIAGAVVWFGITSAWKERLDRRLDEAAGFAIPFLPRGLSEIPRAPNDQDTVITVRRDGQVKSNSDITLPPLDEGYADTYINGVRYRVRTLEVRTPQPATVEVGATYDDTIAQTNNLHRRVILICALSIGAAAVFAWLLAAFAVRPFKRLAQQARSIDADERPQVAVRGATEAVEVAEAMQGMLQRIWKEQDRTKDALASARDFAAVSSHELRTPLTAMRTNLEVLSTLDMPDEQRKEVLGDVIRTQSRIEATLSALERLAQGELSTSDDHVPVDITELLDRAAHDATRIYPGVDVSLVPSPTCIIVGLPAGLRLTVDNAIANAVKHGGATRVELSAVSSRAGVEIAIDDNGRGVPEDERQVVFARFSRGSTASQSGSGLGLALVAQQAELHGGTAELESSPLGGARLVLRLPGPS, from the coding sequence ATGAACTTTTTGTCCCGCATCCTGACCCGTACGCCGTCGCTACGGGCGCGGGTCGCGGTCGCGACGGCGATCGGCACCGCCATCGTGGTGGTGATCGCGGGGGCGGTCGTGTGGTTCGGCATCACCAGCGCCTGGAAGGAGCGGCTGGATCGGCGCCTGGACGAGGCGGCGGGTTTCGCCATTCCCTTCCTGCCGCGCGGGCTGAGCGAGATCCCGCGCGCCCCCAACGACCAGGACACCGTCATCACGGTGCGACGCGACGGCCAGGTCAAGTCGAACTCGGACATCACGCTGCCGCCGCTCGATGAGGGCTACGCCGACACCTACATCAACGGGGTGCGCTATCGGGTGCGTACCCTCGAGGTCCGCACGCCGCAGCCGGCGACGGTGGAAGTGGGCGCCACCTACGACGACACGATCGCCCAGACCAACAACCTGCATCGCCGGGTGATTCTGATTTGTGCGCTGTCGATCGGGGCGGCGGCGGTATTCGCTTGGCTCCTGGCGGCTTTCGCGGTGCGGCCGTTCAAACGCCTGGCACAGCAAGCCCGTTCGATCGACGCCGACGAACGCCCGCAGGTGGCGGTGCGCGGCGCCACCGAGGCGGTCGAGGTCGCCGAGGCCATGCAGGGCATGCTGCAACGCATCTGGAAGGAACAAGACCGGACCAAGGATGCGCTCGCATCCGCGCGCGACTTCGCCGCCGTGTCCTCGCACGAGCTGCGCACCCCCCTGACCGCGATGCGCACCAACCTCGAAGTGCTGTCCACCCTGGACATGCCGGACGAACAACGCAAAGAGGTGCTCGGCGACGTCATCCGCACGCAGTCGCGCATCGAGGCCACGCTGAGCGCGCTCGAGCGGCTGGCCCAGGGCGAACTGTCGACGTCCGACGATCACGTGCCGGTCGACATCACCGAGCTGCTCGACCGGGCCGCCCACGACGCCACCCGGATCTACCCCGGCGTCGACGTCTCCCTGGTGCCGTCACCCACCTGCATCATCGTCGGCCTTCCGGCCGGGTTGCGCCTGACCGTCGACAACGCGATCGCCAACGCCGTCAAGCATGGCGGCGCCACCCGCGTCGAGCTGTCGGCGGTCAGCTCCCGCGCCGGTGTGGAGATCGCCATCGACGACAACGGGCGCGGCGTGCCGGAGGACGAGCGCCAGGTGGTGTTCGCCCGGTTCTCCCGCGGATCGACGGCCTCTCAATCCGGGTCGGGCCTGGGCCTGGCCCTGGTGGCCCAGCAGGCCGAGCTACACGGCGGGACCGCTGAGCTGGAAAGCAGCCCGCTGGGTGGTGCCCGGCTGGTGCTGCGACTCCCGGGACCCAGCTAG
- a CDS encoding DUF2630 family protein produces the protein MANGSKPTDHDTLAHIRDLVAEEKVLRAQLQRGDIDTSEEHDRLRRMEIELDQCWDLLRQRRALRESGGDPREAEVRPPDEVEGYLS, from the coding sequence ATGGCCAACGGCAGCAAACCCACCGACCACGACACCCTGGCACACATCCGCGACCTGGTCGCCGAGGAGAAAGTGCTGCGGGCCCAACTGCAGCGCGGTGACATCGACACGTCGGAGGAACATGACCGCCTTCGGCGCATGGAGATCGAGCTCGACCAGTGCTGGGATCTGCTGCGGCAGCGCCGGGCGCTCCGCGAGAGCGGCGGTGACCCGCGCGAGGCGGAGGTGCGACCGCCGGACGAGGTCGAGGGCTACCTGAGCTGA
- a CDS encoding citrate synthase 2 — MTVVPEDFVPGLEGVVAFTTEIAEPDKDGGALRYRGVDIEDLVGQQVTFGDVWALLVDGKFGHGLPPAEPFPLPIHTGDVRVDVQAGLAMLAPIWGYKPLLDTDDATARNQLARASVMALSYVAQSARGIYQPAVPQRVIDECETVTARFMTRWQGEPDPRHVEAIDAYWVSAAEHGMNASTFTARVIASTGADVAAALSGAIGAMSGPLHGGAPARVLPMIEEVERTGDARGLVKKILDSGDKLMGFGHRVYRAEDPRARVLRATAERLAAPRHEVAVALEQAALAELRERRPDRAIETNVEFWAAVILDFARVPANMMPAMFTCGRTAGWCAHILEQKGLGKLVRPSAIYVGPEPRSPESVEGWDRSLTNA, encoded by the coding sequence ATGACTGTGGTCCCCGAAGACTTTGTGCCCGGCCTCGAAGGCGTGGTCGCCTTCACCACCGAAATCGCCGAGCCGGATAAAGACGGCGGCGCGCTGCGCTACCGCGGTGTCGATATCGAAGACCTGGTGGGTCAGCAGGTCACCTTCGGCGACGTCTGGGCGCTGCTGGTCGACGGCAAGTTCGGCCACGGGCTGCCGCCCGCCGAGCCGTTCCCGCTGCCCATCCACACCGGCGACGTGCGCGTCGACGTGCAGGCCGGCCTGGCGATGCTCGCCCCGATCTGGGGGTACAAGCCGCTGCTGGACACCGATGACGCCACCGCCCGCAACCAGCTGGCCCGGGCGTCGGTCATGGCGCTGTCATACGTGGCGCAGTCCGCGCGCGGCATCTATCAGCCGGCGGTGCCGCAGCGGGTGATCGACGAATGCGAAACGGTCACTGCCCGTTTCATGACGCGCTGGCAGGGCGAACCGGACCCGCGCCACGTCGAAGCGATTGACGCTTACTGGGTTTCGGCCGCCGAGCACGGCATGAACGCCTCGACGTTCACCGCGCGCGTCATCGCCTCCACCGGCGCCGACGTGGCGGCGGCGCTGTCCGGGGCGATCGGCGCGATGAGCGGTCCGCTGCACGGCGGCGCGCCGGCGCGGGTGCTGCCGATGATCGAAGAGGTCGAGCGCACCGGCGACGCGCGCGGTCTGGTGAAGAAGATCCTGGACAGCGGCGACAAGCTGATGGGATTCGGGCACCGGGTATACCGCGCCGAGGACCCGCGGGCGCGAGTGCTGCGCGCCACCGCCGAGCGGCTCGCCGCACCGCGTCACGAGGTCGCCGTCGCGCTGGAGCAGGCCGCGCTCGCCGAGCTGCGCGAGCGGCGTCCGGACCGGGCCATCGAGACCAACGTCGAGTTCTGGGCCGCCGTCATTCTGGACTTCGCCCGGGTGCCGGCCAACATGATGCCGGCGATGTTCACCTGCGGCCGCACCGCCGGGTGGTGCGCGCACATTCTCGAGCAGAAGGGGCTCGGCAAGCTGGTCCGGCCGTCGGCCATCTACGTGGGACCCGAACCGCGCAGCCCGGAATCCGTCGAAGGTTGGGACCGCAGCCTCACCAACGCCTGA
- a CDS encoding AurF N-oxygenase family protein yields the protein MARTRMVRRWRRNMEVRDDADYVNMLATLSEGSVRRNFNPYTDIDWDSPEFAVTDDDPRWILPETDPLGRHPWYLAQSDERKIKIGMWRQANVAKVGLHFESILIRGLMNYTFWVPNGSPEYRYCLHESVEECNHTMMFQEMVNRIGADVPGMPRMLKWLSPLVPLVAGPLPVAFFIGVLAGEEPIDHTQKNVLREGKSLHPIMERVMAIHVAEEARHISFAHEFLRRRMPELTKRQRFWTALYLPLTMKVLCRAIVVPPKAFWQEFDIPREVKKELFFRSPESRKWLSDMFGDVRMLAYDTGLMETRSARLMWRLCKINGKPSRYRSEPQRQHLSAVPAA from the coding sequence ATGGCTAGGACGCGAATGGTCCGGCGTTGGCGCCGCAACATGGAAGTGCGCGACGACGCTGACTACGTCAACATGCTTGCCACACTGTCCGAGGGGTCGGTGCGGCGCAACTTCAATCCCTACACCGACATCGACTGGGACTCACCGGAGTTCGCAGTCACCGACGACGACCCTCGGTGGATCCTGCCCGAGACCGACCCGCTGGGCCGCCATCCCTGGTACTTGGCGCAGTCCGACGAGCGCAAGATCAAGATCGGGATGTGGCGGCAGGCCAACGTGGCCAAGGTGGGGCTGCACTTCGAATCCATCCTGATCCGCGGGCTGATGAACTACACGTTCTGGGTGCCCAACGGGTCGCCCGAGTACCGGTACTGCCTGCACGAGTCGGTCGAAGAGTGCAACCACACCATGATGTTCCAGGAGATGGTCAACCGGATCGGTGCCGACGTCCCGGGCATGCCGCGGATGCTCAAGTGGCTCTCGCCGTTGGTTCCGCTGGTGGCCGGGCCGCTGCCGGTGGCGTTCTTCATCGGCGTGCTCGCCGGCGAGGAGCCCATCGACCACACGCAGAAAAACGTTCTGCGCGAGGGCAAGTCGCTCCATCCGATCATGGAACGGGTGATGGCGATTCACGTCGCCGAGGAAGCGCGCCACATCTCGTTCGCCCACGAGTTCCTGCGCAGGCGGATGCCGGAATTGACCAAGAGGCAGCGATTCTGGACCGCGTTGTACCTGCCGCTGACCATGAAGGTGCTGTGCCGTGCAATTGTGGTGCCGCCCAAGGCCTTCTGGCAGGAATTCGACATCCCGCGCGAGGTCAAGAAGGAACTGTTCTTCCGGTCGCCGGAATCGCGCAAGTGGCTCAGCGACATGTTCGGTGACGTGCGGATGCTGGCCTACGACACCGGCCTGATGGAGACGCGCTCGGCGCGGTTGATGTGGCGGTTGTGCAAGATCAACGGCAAGCCGTCGCGCTACCGCAGCGAGCCGCAGCGCCAGCACCTGTCCGCGGTCCCGGCCGCATAA
- a CDS encoding citrate synthase, with amino-acid sequence MADTDDTATLKYPGGETDLEIVSATEGADGIALGSLLSKTGYTTFDNGFVNTASCKSSITYIDGDAGILRYRGYPIEQLAEKSTFIEVSYLLIYGELPSKEQLAEFTKRIQLHTMLHEDLKRFFDGFPRNAHPMPVLSSAVNALSAYYPDSLDPTDTEQVELSTIRLLAKLPTIAAYAYKKSVGQPFLYPDNSLTLVENFLRMTFGLPAEPYKADPEIIRALDMLLILHADHEQNCSTSTVRLVGSSQANLFTSVSGGINALWGPLHGGANQAVLEMLEQIRESDDNVSEFVRKVKNREAGVKLMGFGHRVYKNYDPRARIVKEQADKILAKLGGDDDLLSIAKELEEAALTDDYFVERKLYPNVDFYTGLIYRALGFPTRMFTVLFALGRMPGWIAHWREMHDEGDSKIGRPRQIYTGYTERDYATIDAR; translated from the coding sequence GTGGCCGACACCGACGACACCGCCACTCTGAAGTATCCAGGCGGCGAGACCGACCTGGAGATCGTCAGCGCCACCGAAGGCGCCGACGGCATCGCGCTGGGTTCGCTGTTGTCCAAAACCGGCTACACCACGTTCGACAACGGTTTCGTCAACACCGCGTCGTGCAAGAGCTCCATCACCTACATCGACGGTGACGCCGGCATCCTGCGTTACCGCGGCTACCCGATCGAGCAACTGGCCGAGAAGTCGACCTTCATCGAGGTGAGTTACCTCTTGATCTACGGCGAGCTGCCCAGCAAGGAGCAGCTGGCCGAGTTCACCAAGCGGATTCAGCTGCACACCATGCTGCACGAGGACCTCAAGCGGTTCTTCGACGGATTCCCGCGCAACGCCCACCCGATGCCGGTGCTGTCCAGCGCGGTCAACGCGCTCTCGGCGTACTACCCGGACTCCCTCGACCCGACCGACACCGAGCAGGTCGAGCTGTCCACGATCCGGCTGTTGGCCAAGCTGCCGACCATCGCCGCCTACGCATATAAGAAGTCGGTCGGTCAGCCGTTCCTCTACCCGGACAACTCGCTGACGCTGGTGGAGAACTTCCTGCGCATGACGTTCGGGCTGCCCGCCGAGCCCTACAAGGCGGACCCCGAGATCATCCGGGCGCTGGACATGTTGCTCATCCTGCACGCCGACCACGAGCAGAACTGCTCGACGTCGACGGTGCGCCTGGTCGGCTCGTCGCAAGCCAACCTGTTCACCTCCGTTTCCGGCGGCATCAACGCGCTGTGGGGTCCGCTGCACGGCGGCGCCAACCAAGCGGTCCTCGAGATGCTCGAGCAGATCCGCGAAAGCGACGACAACGTCAGCGAATTCGTCCGGAAGGTGAAGAACCGCGAGGCCGGCGTCAAGCTGATGGGATTCGGCCACCGTGTCTACAAGAACTATGACCCGCGGGCCCGCATCGTCAAGGAACAGGCGGACAAGATCCTGGCCAAGCTCGGCGGCGACGACGACCTGCTCAGCATCGCCAAGGAGCTCGAAGAGGCGGCGCTGACCGACGACTACTTCGTCGAGCGCAAGCTATACCCCAACGTCGACTTCTACACCGGGCTGATCTACCGCGCCCTCGGGTTCCCGACCCGGATGTTCACCGTGCTGTTCGCGTTGGGCCGGATGCCCGGCTGGATCGCGCACTGGCGTGAGATGCACGACGAGGGTGACAGCAAGATCGGCCGTCCGCGCCAGATCTACACCGGCTACACCGAGCGCGACTACGCGACGATCGACGCGCGGTAG
- a CDS encoding VOC family protein, which produces MAINIEPALSPHLVVDDAAAAIDFYVKAFGAEEIGRVPRPDGKLVHAAVRINGFTVMLNDDFPEMCGGKSMTPTSLGGTPVTIHLTVTDVDASFQRALDAGATVVAPLEDQFWGDRYGAVADPFGHHWSLGQPVREVSMEEITAAMSGQGAG; this is translated from the coding sequence ATGGCGATCAACATCGAACCCGCACTGTCCCCGCACCTCGTGGTCGACGATGCCGCCGCCGCAATCGACTTCTACGTCAAGGCTTTTGGGGCCGAGGAGATCGGGCGCGTGCCGCGTCCGGACGGCAAACTGGTACACGCCGCGGTGCGCATCAACGGCTTCACGGTGATGCTCAACGACGACTTCCCGGAGATGTGTGGCGGTAAGTCGATGACACCGACCTCGTTGGGTGGCACCCCGGTGACGATCCACCTCACCGTCACCGACGTCGACGCCAGCTTCCAGCGGGCGCTGGATGCCGGTGCCACCGTGGTGGCCCCGTTGGAGGACCAGTTCTGGGGGGATCGCTACGGCGCGGTCGCCGACCCGTTCGGCCACCACTGGTCACTGGGGCAACCCGTCCGCGAGGTGAGCATGGAAGAGATCACCGCGGCGATGTCCGGGCAGGGCGCCGGCTAG